From Pelomonas sp. SE-A7, a single genomic window includes:
- a CDS encoding DUF1501 domain-containing protein, protein MQRRQFLVSQTAAIAGWSLWSRSAQAAAADPQLAKRKLVVIMLRGAVDGLSVVTPYAERDYYQSRSTTALAAPGTDEGTLLKLDSRFGLNPALARLKPFWDQGALGFVHASGSPDSTRSHFDAQDYMESGTPGRKSTPDGWMNRLLAALPGPAAPTRAVNMGATPPRIFAGPNSVASLGLGPRAFEAKAIDDPKMQAALDKLYGGTGGDGAMAKTYKDTTEGRGEMKRSMAAAAERNERGGMAGGMGGRSMDPSADNGAPSARSFAADARRLGQLIQADAHTQLAFTSVGGWDTHVNQGGARGQLANRLGSLAEGLEALAQGLGDSLKDTVIVVMSEFGRTVRQNGTGGTDHGRANVMWLLGGPVAGGQVMGDWPGLETAALTDGRDLAVTTDFRAVLSPILQRHLGVGEVALAQVFPGYGGAGVKGQVLRS, encoded by the coding sequence ATGCAACGCCGTCAATTCCTCGTCTCCCAGACCGCCGCCATCGCCGGCTGGAGCCTCTGGTCCCGCAGTGCCCAGGCGGCCGCCGCCGATCCGCAACTGGCCAAGCGCAAGCTGGTCGTCATCATGCTGCGCGGCGCGGTGGACGGCCTCTCGGTCGTCACGCCCTACGCTGAGCGCGACTACTACCAGTCGCGTTCGACCACGGCCCTCGCCGCGCCCGGCACCGACGAAGGCACGCTCCTGAAGCTCGACAGCCGCTTCGGCCTCAACCCGGCGCTGGCCCGGCTCAAGCCCTTCTGGGACCAGGGCGCCCTGGGTTTCGTCCATGCCAGCGGCTCGCCCGACAGCACCCGCTCGCACTTCGACGCCCAGGACTACATGGAAAGCGGCACGCCCGGCCGCAAGAGCACGCCCGACGGCTGGATGAACCGCCTGCTCGCCGCCCTGCCCGGCCCAGCGGCGCCGACCCGCGCCGTCAACATGGGTGCCACGCCGCCGCGCATCTTTGCCGGCCCCAACAGCGTGGCCTCGCTGGGCCTGGGCCCGCGCGCGTTCGAGGCCAAGGCCATTGACGATCCCAAGATGCAGGCCGCGCTGGACAAGCTCTACGGCGGCACCGGTGGCGACGGCGCCATGGCCAAGACCTACAAGGACACGACCGAAGGCCGCGGCGAGATGAAGCGCAGCATGGCCGCCGCCGCCGAGCGCAACGAGCGCGGAGGCATGGCCGGCGGCATGGGCGGACGCAGCATGGACCCCAGCGCCGACAACGGCGCGCCCTCTGCCCGCAGCTTCGCCGCCGATGCGCGTCGCCTGGGCCAGCTGATCCAGGCCGACGCCCACACCCAGCTGGCCTTCACCTCGGTCGGCGGCTGGGACACCCACGTCAACCAGGGCGGCGCCCGCGGCCAGCTGGCCAACCGCCTGGGCAGCCTGGCCGAAGGCCTGGAAGCGCTGGCCCAGGGCCTGGGCGACAGCCTGAAGGACACGGTCATCGTCGTGATGAGCGAGTTCGGCCGCACCGTGCGCCAGAACGGCACCGGCGGCACCGACCATGGCCGCGCCAACGTGATGTGGCTCTTGGGCGGCCCGGTGGCCGGCGGCCAGGTGATGGGCGACTGGCCCGGCCTCGAAACCGCGGCCTTGACCGATGGCCGCGACCTGGCCGTGACCACCGACTTCCGCGCCGTGCTGAGCCCCATCCTGCAGCGCCATCTGGGCGTCGGCGAGGTGGCCCTGGCCCAGGTGTTCCCGGGCTACGGCGGTGCCGGCGTCAAGGGTCAGGTCTTGCGGAGCTGA
- a CDS encoding ABC transporter ATP-binding protein: protein MSPALLEVEDLRVSYPARDGGRIEAVRGVSFTLGRERLGIVGESGSGKSQTGRAILGLSAPGARVEAQALRFDGLDLLACPPAQRRALRGRRMALVMQDPKFSLNPVMRIGGQIVEALRTHQRCSASEATKRMLAALETVGIDEPERVARLYPHEVSGGMGQRVMIAMMTIAEPELLIADEPTSALDVSVQLQVLAVLDRLVRERNMGLVFISHDLRLVASFCDRVLVMYAGRVVEQLEASRLHEAQHPYTRGLLDCLPRLDAPRHPLPTLQRDEAWKTA, encoded by the coding sequence ATGAGCCCGGCATTGCTTGAAGTCGAGGACCTGCGCGTCAGCTATCCGGCGCGCGACGGCGGCCGTATCGAGGCGGTGCGCGGCGTCAGCTTCACGCTAGGCCGCGAACGCCTGGGCATCGTCGGCGAATCGGGCTCCGGCAAGTCGCAGACCGGCCGCGCCATCCTGGGCCTGTCGGCGCCAGGCGCCCGGGTCGAGGCCCAGGCCTTGCGTTTCGATGGCCTGGATCTGCTCGCCTGTCCGCCCGCCCAGCGGCGCGCGCTGCGGGGCCGCCGCATGGCCCTGGTGATGCAGGATCCCAAGTTCTCGCTCAACCCGGTGATGCGCATTGGCGGCCAGATCGTCGAGGCGCTGCGCACCCATCAGCGCTGCAGCGCATCAGAGGCCACGAAACGCATGCTCGCGGCGCTGGAGACCGTGGGAATCGATGAGCCCGAGCGCGTGGCCCGGCTCTATCCGCACGAGGTCTCGGGCGGCATGGGCCAGCGCGTGATGATCGCGATGATGACCATCGCCGAACCTGAGCTCTTGATCGCCGACGAGCCGACCTCGGCCCTGGACGTCAGCGTCCAGCTGCAGGTGCTCGCCGTTTTGGATCGCCTGGTGCGTGAACGCAATATGGGCCTGGTCTTCATCTCGCACGACCTGCGCCTGGTCGCCAGCTTCTGCGACCGGGTGCTGGTGATGTATGCCGGCCGCGTGGTCGAGCAGCTCGAGGCCAGCCGGCTGCATGAGGCGCAGCACCCCTACACCCGCGGCCTGCTGGACTGCCTGCCGCGGCTGGACGCGCCCCGCCATCCGCTGCCCACGCTGCAGCGCGACGAAGCCTGGAAGACCGCATGA
- a CDS encoding DUF1800 domain-containing protein, with translation MASTLPLAGLGWSQGAAPLSAEEKALHALNRLAYGPRPGDVAAMRSLGAERWLQAFLAAQFEPASAAAPEALKTRLAGLDTQALSQAELIGRYREATQANRANRREAAATMEANKDAGKDDNAKTEAARANARRELVRPVLQQTAQARLARAIESPAQLEEVLVEFWFNHFNVFAGKGPVSVLVGAYEREAIRPFVFGRFRDMLAATAKHPAMLVYLDNVQSVKPGYQPPQRLARANPNAQRLTGLNENYARELMELHTLGVDGGYSQQDVTELARMLTGWTVDYRAAQRGSKGPLFEFDPRRHDNGNKQWLGRAVKGAGQAEGEMALDVLAAHPSTAKHIAFKLAQAFVADQPPPALVRRLADKFQATQGELKAVTRALVESDEFWSREAYGAKFKTPYHYLVSSLRALDATTPPDVQPLTQLLAQAGMPLYGWQTPDGYKNVASSWMNPEALSQRVQFASTLSERRARRSGLPAADAQGLMSTLGPLLSESTRKNIAAEPANLQVALLLGSPDFMKR, from the coding sequence TTGGCAAGCACCCTGCCCCTGGCAGGTCTAGGTTGGTCCCAAGGTGCAGCGCCGCTGAGCGCCGAAGAGAAAGCCCTGCATGCCTTGAACCGCCTGGCCTACGGCCCTCGTCCCGGCGATGTGGCGGCCATGCGCAGCCTCGGCGCCGAGCGCTGGCTGCAGGCCTTTCTGGCCGCCCAGTTCGAGCCCGCCAGCGCGGCCGCACCTGAGGCCCTCAAGACCCGCCTCGCCGGCCTCGACACCCAGGCCCTGAGCCAGGCCGAGCTGATAGGCCGCTACCGCGAGGCCACCCAGGCCAACCGCGCCAACCGCCGCGAGGCCGCGGCGACCATGGAGGCGAACAAGGACGCCGGCAAAGACGACAACGCCAAGACCGAGGCGGCCCGTGCCAATGCCCGCCGCGAGCTGGTCCGGCCGGTGCTGCAACAGACCGCGCAGGCCCGCTTGGCCCGCGCCATCGAGAGCCCGGCCCAGCTGGAAGAAGTGCTGGTCGAGTTCTGGTTCAACCACTTCAACGTGTTCGCCGGCAAGGGCCCGGTCTCCGTCCTCGTCGGCGCCTACGAGCGCGAGGCGATACGGCCCTTCGTGTTCGGCCGCTTCCGCGACATGCTGGCTGCCACGGCCAAGCATCCGGCCATGCTGGTCTACCTGGACAACGTGCAGAGCGTGAAGCCCGGCTACCAGCCGCCACAGCGCCTGGCCCGTGCCAATCCGAACGCCCAGCGCCTGACCGGCCTCAACGAGAACTACGCCCGCGAGCTGATGGAGCTGCACACGCTGGGCGTGGACGGCGGCTACAGCCAGCAGGACGTGACCGAGCTGGCCCGCATGCTGACCGGCTGGACCGTGGACTACCGCGCCGCCCAGCGCGGCAGCAAGGGCCCGCTGTTCGAGTTCGATCCGCGCCGCCACGACAACGGCAACAAGCAGTGGCTGGGCCGCGCGGTCAAGGGCGCCGGCCAGGCCGAGGGCGAGATGGCGCTGGACGTGCTGGCCGCCCATCCATCCACAGCGAAGCACATTGCCTTCAAGCTGGCGCAGGCCTTCGTGGCCGACCAGCCGCCGCCGGCCCTGGTCAGGCGCCTGGCCGACAAGTTCCAGGCTACGCAGGGCGAGCTCAAGGCGGTCACGCGAGCCCTGGTCGAGTCGGACGAGTTCTGGAGCCGCGAGGCCTATGGCGCCAAGTTCAAGACGCCCTACCACTACCTGGTCAGCAGCCTGCGCGCGCTGGACGCCACCACGCCGCCCGACGTGCAGCCGCTGACCCAGTTGCTGGCCCAGGCCGGCATGCCGCTGTACGGCTGGCAGACGCCGGACGGCTACAAGAACGTGGCCAGCAGCTGGATGAACCCCGAGGCCCTGTCGCAGCGCGTGCAGTTCGCCAGCACCCTGTCCGAGCGCCGGGCGCGCCGCAGCGGCCTGCCCGCGGCCGACGCACAAGGCCTGATGAGCACGCTGGGCCCGCTGCTGAGCGAATCCACCCGCAAGAACATTGCCGCCGAGCCGGCCAATCTTCAGGTCGCGCTGCTGCTGGGCAGCCCCGACTTCATGAAGCGTTGA
- a CDS encoding GNAT family N-acetyltransferase — translation MPLIRPYQPQDWPALWPLLHAVFSAGDTYAYAPDSSEAEIHKAWIEGPEATFVVVDDEGKLLGSYGLKPNQPGLGGHVCNCGYLVDPEARGQGLASLMCEHSQHEALRRGYRAMQFNLVVSTNVGAVRLWQKLGFEIVGTLPGAFKHKSLGYVDAHVMFKTLEP, via the coding sequence GTGCCGTTGATACGGCCATACCAACCGCAAGACTGGCCCGCTCTGTGGCCGCTGCTGCACGCCGTGTTCTCGGCCGGCGACACCTATGCCTACGCACCGGACAGCAGCGAGGCCGAGATCCACAAGGCATGGATAGAAGGCCCCGAGGCCACGTTTGTCGTCGTCGATGACGAGGGCAAGCTGCTCGGCAGCTATGGACTCAAGCCCAACCAGCCGGGGCTGGGCGGCCATGTGTGCAACTGCGGCTACCTGGTCGATCCCGAGGCCCGCGGCCAGGGCCTGGCCTCGCTGATGTGCGAGCACTCGCAGCACGAGGCGCTGCGCCGCGGCTACCGCGCCATGCAATTCAACCTGGTGGTCTCGACCAATGTCGGCGCGGTGCGCCTGTGGCAGAAGCTGGGCTTCGAGATCGTCGGCACACTGCCTGGTGCCTTCAAGCACAAGAGCCTGGGCTATGTCGATGCCCATGTGATGTTCAAGACCCTGGAGCCCTGA
- a CDS encoding ABC transporter ATP-binding protein, whose translation MNTLLSLDQLEVRFGDFVALRDFSLELREGESLGLVGESGSGKSTALRAICGLAPLAGGRLQLGDGSVRPGSKAFARRVQMVFQDPYGSLHPRQTVDRMLAEPLAIHGLVEGAERRIEAALQAVGLGHGYRFRYAHQLSGGQRQRVAIARALMLEPRLLLLDEPTSALDASVQAEVLNLLDQLRRERGLSYLMVSHDLGVVGHLCERVVVMQGGRQVETLGREQLAAGAVGQDYTRSLLRAAAGFVRT comes from the coding sequence ATGAATACCCTGCTCAGCCTGGACCAGCTGGAAGTCCGTTTCGGCGACTTCGTGGCCCTGCGCGATTTCAGCCTGGAACTGAGAGAAGGCGAGAGCCTCGGCCTGGTCGGCGAATCGGGCTCGGGCAAGTCCACGGCCCTGCGCGCCATCTGCGGCCTGGCGCCGCTGGCGGGCGGCAGGCTGCAGCTGGGCGACGGCTCGGTCCGGCCCGGCAGCAAGGCCTTTGCCCGCCGGGTGCAGATGGTGTTCCAGGATCCCTATGGCAGCCTGCATCCGCGCCAGACCGTGGACCGGATGCTGGCCGAGCCGCTGGCCATCCATGGCCTGGTCGAAGGGGCGGAGCGGCGCATCGAAGCGGCGCTGCAAGCGGTCGGTCTGGGTCACGGCTACCGCTTCCGTTACGCGCATCAGCTCTCGGGCGGCCAGCGCCAGCGCGTGGCCATCGCCCGTGCCCTGATGCTGGAGCCGCGTCTGCTGCTGCTGGACGAGCCCACCTCGGCCCTCGATGCCTCGGTCCAGGCCGAGGTCCTGAACCTGCTGGACCAACTGCGCCGCGAGCGCGGCCTCAGCTACCTGATGGTCAGCCACGACCTCGGCGTGGTTGGTCATCTGTGCGAGCGCGTGGTCGTGATGCAGGGCGGCCGCCAGGTCGAGACCCTGGGGCGTGAGCAGCTGGCCGCCGGCGCGGTGGGCCAGGACTACACGCGTTCGCTGCTGAGGGCGGCGGCGGGCTTCGTCAGGACCTAG
- a CDS encoding DSD1 family PLP-dependent enzyme → MTAATPPFPALPPAARVGDPVSAVDTPALLLELDAFERNLDRMQAAADAAGVVLRPHAKAHKCPDISLLQVQRGAVGICCQKISEAYPFVAAGIQDVLISNEPVGPAKAALAAELARHCRLSICVDHASQIADLAAACAAAGSRIELLVEINIGQNRCGVADAPAVLALIERIQAHPEQLRFKGLQAYLGSIQHLRSHEERRAAAAGASERTGAVAKALQAAGVHCEVITGGGSGTVEFDLANGVYTEVQPGSYIGMDMDYGRNEFAGSLRFEHALFLASTLMSQGNGERLVLDAGLKSLAVDSGLPLVWGPDGERLDLVYTSANDEHGILQAQGPDTRRPQLGEQVWLVPGHCDPTFNLHDELVAVRQGRVEALWPIAARGLSR, encoded by the coding sequence GTGACCGCAGCAACACCCCCCTTCCCCGCCCTGCCACCCGCTGCCCGCGTCGGCGATCCGGTCTCGGCGGTCGACACGCCGGCCCTGCTGCTGGAACTGGATGCCTTCGAGCGCAACCTGGACCGCATGCAGGCCGCGGCCGACGCAGCCGGCGTGGTTTTGCGCCCCCATGCCAAGGCCCACAAGTGCCCCGACATCTCGCTGCTCCAAGTACAGCGTGGCGCCGTGGGCATCTGCTGCCAGAAGATCAGCGAGGCCTATCCCTTCGTGGCCGCCGGCATCCAGGACGTGCTGATCAGCAACGAGCCGGTCGGCCCGGCCAAGGCCGCCCTGGCGGCCGAGCTGGCGCGCCATTGCCGGCTGTCGATCTGCGTGGACCATGCCAGCCAGATTGCCGACCTCGCCGCTGCCTGCGCCGCGGCCGGCAGCCGGATCGAGTTGCTGGTCGAGATCAACATAGGCCAGAACCGCTGCGGCGTGGCCGATGCACCGGCCGTGCTGGCCCTGATCGAACGCATCCAGGCCCATCCGGAGCAGCTGCGCTTCAAGGGCCTGCAGGCCTACCTGGGCAGCATCCAGCATCTGCGCAGCCATGAGGAACGGCGGGCCGCCGCAGCCGGTGCCTCGGAGCGCACCGGCGCCGTCGCCAAGGCGCTGCAAGCAGCCGGCGTGCACTGCGAGGTCATCACCGGCGGCGGCAGCGGCACGGTGGAGTTCGACCTGGCCAACGGCGTCTACACCGAGGTCCAGCCCGGCTCCTACATAGGCATGGACATGGACTACGGCCGCAACGAATTCGCCGGCTCGCTGCGCTTCGAGCATGCGCTGTTCCTGGCCAGCACGCTGATGAGCCAGGGCAATGGCGAACGCCTGGTGCTGGACGCCGGCCTCAAGTCGCTGGCGGTCGATTCCGGCCTGCCCCTGGTCTGGGGCCCCGACGGCGAACGGCTCGACCTGGTCTACACCTCGGCCAATGACGAGCACGGCATCCTGCAAGCCCAGGGCCCCGACACGCGCCGGCCCCAGCTGGGCGAGCAGGTCTGGCTGGTGCCCGGCCATTGCGACCCCACCTTCAACCTGCACGACGAGCTGGTCGCCGTGCGCCAGGGCCGGGTCGAGGCCCTGTGGCCGATCGCGGCCCGCGGCCTGAGCCGCTGA
- a CDS encoding AraC family transcriptional regulator: MSRNPPFLSLGNSRQAQCLQRALDLVEARLDQPLTAELLAEKAALSRFHFHRIFQAHVGCSVASYLAWRRLQRACALLVSGAEPVLEIALEVGFESAQALAKAMRRELGCTPTDIRRGLAQPAALPPWRRPDLVQPSDLDTPMLITPTRQAQLPEGLTALTATGRGMVANTMVRAAQQAYAELQACIGPLGLQARVGSWMCLVPDDPKGPDDPHCRYVAGLIFGYSMAEGSGRCERPELPLSGTLQWQEVAAGRYAVFTHIGPYSNLHRTWAAIYRDWLPASGEKLRELPPLELMLNSPQNTPPEKLHTEIWMPLQA, encoded by the coding sequence ATGTCCCGCAACCCACCCTTTCTGTCCCTGGGCAACAGCCGCCAGGCCCAGTGCCTGCAGCGCGCGCTGGACCTGGTCGAGGCCCGGCTGGACCAGCCGCTGACGGCGGAACTGCTGGCCGAGAAGGCGGCGCTGTCGCGCTTTCATTTCCACCGCATCTTCCAGGCTCATGTGGGCTGCAGCGTGGCCAGCTACCTGGCGTGGCGGCGGCTGCAGCGCGCCTGCGCCCTGCTGGTCAGCGGCGCCGAGCCGGTGCTGGAGATTGCGCTGGAGGTCGGCTTCGAATCGGCGCAGGCGTTGGCCAAGGCCATGCGCCGCGAGCTCGGCTGCACGCCGACTGACATCAGGCGCGGCCTGGCCCAGCCCGCCGCACTGCCGCCCTGGCGGCGACCCGACCTGGTTCAACCCTCAGACCTGGACACTCCGATGCTCATCACCCCCACCCGCCAGGCCCAGCTCCCCGAAGGCCTGACCGCACTCACGGCCACCGGCCGCGGCATGGTCGCCAACACCATGGTCCGGGCCGCGCAGCAGGCCTATGCCGAGCTGCAGGCCTGCATAGGTCCGCTGGGCTTGCAGGCCCGGGTCGGCAGCTGGATGTGCCTGGTGCCCGACGACCCCAAGGGCCCGGACGATCCGCATTGCCGTTATGTGGCCGGCCTGATCTTCGGCTACTCGATGGCCGAAGGCAGCGGCCGCTGCGAGCGGCCCGAGCTGCCGCTCAGTGGCACGCTGCAATGGCAGGAGGTGGCAGCCGGCCGCTATGCGGTGTTCACCCATATCGGCCCGTACTCGAACCTGCACCGGACCTGGGCCGCGATCTATCGCGACTGGCTGCCGGCCTCGGGCGAGAAGCTGCGCGAGCTGCCACCGCTGGAGCTGATGCTCAACAGCCCGCAGAACACGCCGCCGGAGAAGCTGCACACCGAGATCTGGATGCCGCTGCAGGCTTGA
- a CDS encoding methylglyoxal synthase, with product MTNLPRLALIAHDHKKDSMILLAGEHLALLQRCRLMGTGTTGGRLQRELGLTVECLLSGPMGGDLQIGARLAVGEVDAVIFLRDPMTPQPHEPDINALVRACDVHDVPCATNLSSARLLLRALADEL from the coding sequence ATGACGAATCTGCCCCGCCTGGCCCTGATCGCTCACGACCACAAGAAGGACAGCATGATCCTGCTGGCCGGCGAGCACCTGGCGCTGCTGCAGCGCTGCCGCCTGATGGGCACCGGTACCACCGGCGGACGGCTGCAGCGCGAGCTGGGCCTGACGGTGGAATGCCTGCTCAGCGGCCCCATGGGCGGCGACCTGCAGATCGGCGCCCGCCTGGCGGTAGGCGAGGTGGATGCGGTGATCTTTCTGCGCGACCCGATGACGCCGCAGCCGCACGAGCCCGACATCAATGCCCTGGTGCGCGCCTGCGACGTGCATGACGTGCCCTGCGCCACCAATCTGAGCAGCGCCCGGCTGCTGCTGCGGGCGCTGGCCGACGAGTTGTAG
- a CDS encoding DUF4124 domain-containing protein, with product MRQTLTPLTLLALAAASLPALAQYQCRLADGSLSYQQQACPSGAAQQKLELRDQRPGAPASAPDYAGQLRELEQRRLIREAISAGRPLVGMTRAELDAALGSPLRSSQGQIGADQTEQLSYQRPGRSLHVSLRNGLVVAFDDVDRGPRSNGQQLAKACASPREIRDIEIEINKLANRDNKPLQLELNKRLLDAKACR from the coding sequence ATGCGCCAGACCCTCACCCCGCTCACCCTGCTCGCCCTGGCCGCAGCCTCGCTGCCGGCCCTGGCCCAGTACCAATGCCGGCTCGCCGACGGCAGCCTCAGCTACCAGCAGCAGGCTTGTCCAAGCGGGGCCGCGCAACAGAAGCTTGAGCTCCGCGACCAGCGCCCCGGTGCGCCGGCTTCGGCGCCCGACTATGCCGGCCAGCTGCGCGAGCTGGAGCAGCGCCGCCTGATCCGCGAAGCCATCAGCGCCGGCCGCCCCCTGGTCGGCATGACCCGGGCCGAGCTCGACGCCGCCCTGGGCAGCCCGCTGCGCAGCAGCCAGGGCCAGATCGGCGCCGACCAGACCGAGCAGCTGAGCTACCAGCGCCCGGGCCGCAGCCTGCATGTCTCGCTGCGCAATGGCCTGGTCGTGGCTTTCGACGACGTGGATCGCGGTCCGCGCAGCAACGGCCAGCAGCTTGCCAAAGCCTGCGCCTCGCCGCGCGAGATCCGCGACATCGAGATCGAGATCAACAAGCTGGCCAACCGCGACAACAAGCCCTTGCAGCTGGAGCTGAACAAGCGCCTGCTGGACGCCAAGGCCTGCCGCTAG
- a CDS encoding GNAT family N-acetyltransferase yields the protein MSLQVAKLSPADRAAWEPLARGYKAFYETPITDAELERAWQWLMEDRQVHGLGAYLDGELVGLVHFLFHGSTWAPQVCYLQDLFTAPAARGRGVGEALIEAVAAEAVRRGAGRCYWLTQDHNRVARGLYDKLAEHRGFIRYDYPLPAVPA from the coding sequence ATGAGCCTGCAAGTTGCCAAGCTAAGCCCCGCAGACCGCGCCGCCTGGGAGCCGCTGGCCCGCGGCTACAAGGCCTTCTACGAAACGCCCATCACCGACGCCGAGCTGGAGCGCGCCTGGCAATGGCTGATGGAGGACCGGCAGGTCCACGGCCTGGGCGCCTACCTCGACGGCGAGCTGGTCGGCCTGGTGCACTTCCTGTTCCACGGCAGCACCTGGGCGCCCCAGGTCTGCTACCTGCAGGACCTGTTCACCGCGCCGGCCGCCCGGGGCCGCGGCGTGGGCGAAGCGCTGATAGAAGCGGTGGCCGCCGAGGCCGTGCGCCGCGGCGCCGGCCGCTGCTACTGGCTGACGCAGGACCACAATCGCGTGGCCCGCGGCCTTTACGACAAGCTGGCCGAGCACCGCGGCTTCATCCGCTACGACTATCCGCTGCCGGCCGTCCCGGCCTGA
- a CDS encoding sterol desaturase family protein: protein MRTLDKLNRLSESHGRLPRGQGLASGVIALALAMLCLLGVLAFHWPEYLTTPQLRKSYRVDSLRLLLFWALVLSGAIALYNVIRGRARWLASASFALIAVSLLLGGHKVPVDSDFPEHTPYLGLDWFVLDLLGSTLMFVFIEKLFGLRKDQPVFRADWQTDFQHFMVNHMLVGFLLLVTNLLVHRLFGWAAHDGLRGWIGQLNFGLALFLIILVADLVQYWIHRAYHQVPLLWRLHAVHHSIEHMDWLAGSRLHIIELILTRTLILASIYLLGFSKPVIDAYIVVVGFQAVFNHANVSVGLGPLRHLIVTPNFHHWHHAQDPEAVDRNYAAHFAFLDHLFGTAVHSERQWPERYGVIGDYVPRGFLKQLLFPFTWKG from the coding sequence ATGCGCACCCTTGACAAGCTCAACCGGCTCAGCGAATCGCATGGCCGCCTGCCTCGCGGCCAGGGCCTGGCCTCCGGCGTGATCGCGCTGGCACTGGCCATGCTGTGCCTGCTCGGCGTGCTGGCCTTTCATTGGCCCGAGTACCTGACGACGCCGCAGCTGCGCAAGTCGTACCGGGTCGACAGCCTGCGCCTGCTGCTGTTCTGGGCCCTGGTGCTGTCCGGCGCCATCGCGCTCTACAACGTCATCCGCGGCCGGGCCCGCTGGCTGGCCTCGGCCAGCTTCGCCCTGATCGCCGTTTCGCTGCTGCTGGGAGGCCACAAGGTGCCGGTGGACAGCGACTTCCCCGAGCACACGCCCTACCTCGGCCTGGACTGGTTCGTGCTGGACCTGCTGGGCTCCACGCTGATGTTCGTCTTCATCGAAAAGCTGTTCGGGCTGCGCAAGGACCAGCCGGTGTTCCGCGCCGACTGGCAGACCGATTTCCAGCACTTCATGGTCAACCACATGCTGGTGGGCTTTCTGCTGCTGGTCACGAATTTGCTGGTGCACCGTTTGTTCGGCTGGGCCGCTCACGATGGCTTGCGAGGCTGGATCGGGCAGCTGAACTTTGGCCTGGCGCTGTTCCTCATCATCCTGGTGGCCGACCTGGTGCAGTACTGGATACACCGGGCCTACCACCAGGTGCCGCTGCTGTGGCGCCTGCATGCCGTGCATCACAGCATCGAGCACATGGACTGGCTGGCGGGCTCGCGCCTGCACATCATCGAGCTGATACTCACCCGCACCCTGATCCTGGCCTCCATCTACCTGCTGGGCTTCAGCAAGCCGGTGATCGATGCCTACATCGTGGTGGTCGGCTTCCAGGCCGTCTTCAACCATGCCAACGTGAGCGTGGGCCTGGGGCCGCTGCGGCACCTGATAGTCACGCCCAACTTCCACCATTGGCACCATGCGCAGGACCCGGAGGCGGTGGACCGCAACTACGCGGCCCACTTCGCCTTCCTGGACCACCTGTTCGGCACGGCCGTCCATTCGGAACGCCAATGGCCGGAGCGCTACGGCGTGATCGGCGACTATGTGCCGCGCGGCTTTCTGAAGCAGCTGCTCTTCCCCTTCACCTGGAAGGGCTGA
- a CDS encoding DUF2789 family protein — translation MESPIHSLVDLFKQLGLPHEPAAIEAFIAKHRPQCQGCAIQDAPMWTPVQASFLREAIEDDADWAIAAESLTELMCR, via the coding sequence ATGGAATCGCCTATCCACAGCCTGGTCGACCTTTTCAAGCAGCTGGGCCTGCCCCACGAGCCGGCCGCCATCGAGGCCTTCATCGCCAAGCACCGGCCGCAATGCCAGGGCTGCGCCATCCAGGATGCGCCCATGTGGACGCCGGTGCAGGCCAGCTTTCTGCGCGAGGCCATCGAGGACGACGCAGACTGGGCGATCGCCGCGGAATCGCTGACGGAATTGATGTGCCGTTGA